One genomic region from Blastococcus sp. Marseille-P5729 encodes:
- a CDS encoding LUD domain-containing protein: protein MSAREEILRRARAALADVDASSPESDVPVEWTYGQPVDVGDVLETFIDRLEDYKATVNRCGPDEIPAAIAAGLEATGAKTVIVPTGVDDSWLAQTSAEIIREDSDAPYSPAQLNEIDAVVSACAVAASMTGTIILDHGPDQGRRALSLVPDRHICVVRVDQVVSGVPEAVARLRDSVAAKRPQTWISGPSATSDIELERVEGVHGPRQLYVVIAG, encoded by the coding sequence ATGAGCGCGCGCGAGGAGATCCTGCGCCGGGCGCGAGCCGCGCTCGCCGATGTCGATGCAAGCTCGCCCGAGTCCGACGTGCCGGTCGAGTGGACCTACGGGCAGCCGGTGGACGTCGGCGATGTCCTGGAGACCTTCATCGACCGGCTCGAGGACTACAAGGCGACTGTGAACCGCTGCGGCCCCGACGAGATCCCGGCCGCGATCGCCGCGGGGCTGGAGGCGACCGGCGCGAAGACGGTCATCGTGCCGACCGGTGTCGACGATTCGTGGCTCGCCCAGACCAGCGCCGAGATCATCCGCGAGGACTCGGACGCGCCGTACTCGCCCGCACAGCTCAACGAGATCGATGCCGTCGTCTCGGCGTGCGCCGTCGCCGCGTCCATGACCGGCACGATTATCCTCGACCACGGACCCGACCAGGGACGCCGGGCGCTCTCTCTCGTGCCCGACCGGCACATCTGCGTCGTCCGCGTCGACCAGGTGGTCAGCGGCGTACCGGAGGCCGTCGCGCGGCTGCGCGACTCCGTCGCGGCCAAGCGTCCGCAGACCTGGATCAGCGGCCCCAGCGCCACCAGCGATATCGAGCTCGAGCGGGTCGAGGGCGTGCACGGACCGCGCCAGCTGTACGTCGTTATCGCCGGCTAG